A genomic window from Micromonospora sp. WMMA1947 includes:
- a CDS encoding serine/threonine-protein kinase, which produces MLSSDVVLSGRYRLDDRVATGGMGDVWRATDLVLGRPVAVKVLLPALVSDPDFIARFRSEARIMASLRHPGVVQVFDCGEDDLPSGGRADYLVMEFVAGEPLSRRIETAGQLEVAETMSIVAQVAQALHAAHGRGIVHRDVKPSNLLVQDDGTVVLVDFGVARSTNVTSITSTNAVPGTALYMAPEQAAGRPVSGATDVYALGAVAYCCLTGSPPFTGDNPLQVAVRHLDDEPPELPAEIPASVRELVSRALAKDPADRYPSAAAMADAARAARADSPTATAALRGAAGSARSRDDQPAVRPGAAVATSRRRGRRGTLVGALGAVLVAMGALGALVAAANDTAEPATKIDSTAPAVAPSDPAAEPVVEEPSASDEYTYRPVGPGERPSATPSVTPSTSPTPSAQPSVSDAPAPTDEPSSTPSSAPTTTAPTTAPAPDPTTADPGTGTGGGDTGGQPATQP; this is translated from the coding sequence GTGCTGTCCTCAGACGTCGTACTCAGCGGTCGGTACCGCCTTGATGACCGTGTCGCCACCGGCGGCATGGGCGACGTCTGGCGTGCCACAGACCTTGTCCTCGGTCGCCCGGTCGCGGTGAAGGTGCTGCTTCCCGCCCTGGTGTCCGACCCCGACTTCATCGCCCGGTTCCGTTCCGAGGCCCGGATCATGGCCTCCCTGCGCCACCCCGGCGTGGTCCAGGTCTTCGACTGCGGTGAGGACGACCTGCCCAGCGGCGGCCGGGCCGACTACCTGGTGATGGAGTTCGTCGCCGGTGAGCCGCTGTCGCGGCGGATCGAGACCGCCGGGCAGCTCGAGGTCGCCGAGACCATGTCGATCGTGGCCCAGGTGGCGCAGGCGCTGCACGCGGCGCACGGCCGCGGCATCGTGCACCGCGACGTGAAGCCGAGCAACCTCCTCGTGCAGGACGACGGCACCGTGGTCCTGGTCGACTTCGGGGTGGCCCGGTCGACGAACGTCACGAGCATCACCAGCACGAACGCGGTGCCCGGCACCGCCCTCTACATGGCGCCGGAGCAGGCCGCCGGCCGGCCCGTCTCGGGTGCCACCGACGTGTACGCGCTCGGCGCCGTCGCGTACTGCTGCCTCACCGGCAGCCCGCCGTTCACCGGCGACAACCCGCTGCAGGTGGCCGTACGCCATCTCGACGACGAGCCGCCGGAGCTGCCGGCGGAGATCCCGGCGTCGGTGCGGGAGCTGGTGTCGCGCGCGCTGGCCAAGGACCCGGCCGACCGCTACCCGAGCGCCGCGGCGATGGCCGACGCGGCGCGGGCCGCGCGGGCCGACTCCCCAACCGCGACGGCGGCGCTGCGCGGCGCGGCGGGTTCGGCGCGGTCCCGGGACGACCAGCCGGCGGTGCGGCCGGGCGCCGCGGTGGCGACGTCGCGGCGGCGGGGCCGGCGCGGCACGCTGGTCGGGGCGCTGGGCGCGGTGCTGGTGGCGATGGGTGCGCTGGGCGCGCTGGTGGCCGCCGCGAACGACACGGCCGAACCGGCCACGAAGATCGACTCGACGGCGCCCGCGGTGGCGCCGAGCGACCCGGCTGCGGAGCCGGTCGTCGAGGAGCCGTCGGCAAGCGACGAGTACACCTACCGTCCGGTCGGTCCGGGCGAGCGGCCGTCGGCGACGCCCTCGGTGACGCCGAGCACCTCACCGACCCCGTCGGCCCAGCCGAGCGTGTCGGACGCGCCGGCCCCGACGGACGAGCCGAGCAGCACGCCGTCCAGCGCGCCGACGACGACGGCGCCCACCACGGCGCCGGCGCCGGACCCGACCACCGCCGACCCCGGCACCGGCACCGGCGGCGGTGACACCGGCGGGCAGCCGGCCACCCAGCCCTGA
- a CDS encoding DUF305 domain-containing protein codes for MTSRQARVWVGVTALATLLVIGGLALAGRDDTRTEAAGDAATGAPSPSATTSAPPLLVPGRPGEPAATGAPDQVRGASAPRFNSLDVWYVRMMIPHHEQALEMATLAPDRAADPRIRAVAERIRAAQGPEVGLLRAWLSTRDLPADVPGHDHGSMRGMQSAEAMRQLADAKGVAFDRMFVRMMTDHHQGAIVMSTDLLKVGADQAMQEFATGVAVEQSTEITRMRALLPS; via the coding sequence ATGACCAGCCGGCAGGCACGCGTGTGGGTCGGCGTCACAGCGCTCGCGACGCTCCTGGTGATCGGCGGGCTGGCGCTCGCCGGGCGCGACGACACCCGGACCGAGGCGGCGGGCGACGCCGCGACCGGCGCGCCGAGCCCGAGCGCCACCACCTCGGCGCCGCCGCTGCTGGTCCCGGGCCGCCCGGGGGAGCCGGCCGCGACCGGTGCGCCCGATCAGGTGCGGGGAGCGTCGGCGCCCCGGTTCAACAGCCTCGACGTCTGGTACGTCCGGATGATGATCCCGCACCACGAGCAGGCCCTGGAGATGGCGACGCTCGCCCCCGACCGGGCCGCCGACCCCCGCATCCGCGCCGTGGCCGAGCGGATCCGCGCCGCCCAGGGGCCGGAGGTCGGCCTGCTGCGCGCCTGGCTCAGCACCCGCGACCTGCCCGCCGACGTGCCGGGGCACGACCACGGCAGCATGCGCGGGATGCAGTCCGCCGAGGCGATGCGGCAGCTCGCGGACGCGAAGGGCGTGGCGTTCGACCGGATGTTCGTGCGGATGATGACAGACCACCACCAGGGCGCGATCGTGATGTCCACCGACCTGCTGAAGGTCGGCGCCGACCAGGCCATGCAGGAGTTCGCCACCGGGGTGGCAGTGGAACAGTCCACCGAGATCACCCGCATGCGTGCCCTCCTGCCCTCCTGA
- a CDS encoding RNA polymerase sigma factor: MTAELNEAVIAAQAGDEEAFRFLYRSLQPALLRYLTALVGADAEDVASEAWLQISRDLPSFTGGEFRAWAVTIARNRAMDHLRRQRRRPSVPVPVQALNDLAADVDTADRAGEAIATESALALIRTLPPAEAEAVMLRAVIGLDAETAGRVLGRRAGAVRTAAHRGLRRLAAMLERSAAQAASDDTRDAVAPRPRTDRQVPHAPEAEPAEG; encoded by the coding sequence GTGACGGCCGAACTCAACGAGGCGGTCATCGCGGCGCAGGCGGGGGACGAGGAGGCGTTCCGGTTCCTCTACCGCAGCCTGCAACCCGCGCTGCTGCGCTACCTGACCGCCCTCGTCGGCGCCGACGCCGAGGATGTGGCCTCGGAGGCGTGGCTCCAGATCTCCCGCGACCTGCCGTCGTTCACCGGCGGCGAGTTCCGTGCCTGGGCGGTCACCATCGCCCGCAACCGGGCCATGGACCACCTGCGCCGGCAGCGTCGGCGTCCCTCCGTGCCGGTGCCCGTGCAGGCCCTCAACGACCTGGCCGCCGACGTCGACACCGCCGACCGGGCCGGTGAGGCCATCGCCACCGAGAGCGCGCTGGCGCTGATCCGGACGCTGCCGCCGGCCGAGGCCGAGGCGGTGATGCTGCGGGCCGTCATCGGCCTGGACGCGGAGACCGCCGGGCGGGTGCTGGGCCGGCGGGCCGGCGCGGTGCGCACCGCCGCGCACCGGGGCCTGCGCCGGCTCGCCGCGATGCTCGAGCGTTCGGCGGCGCAGGCCGCGTCGGACGACACCCGGGACGCCGTGGCGCCCCGTCCCCGTACCGACCGCCAGGTGCCGCACGCGCCCGAGGCCGAGCCGGCGGAGGGCTGA
- the egtA gene encoding ergothioneine biosynthesis glutamate--cysteine ligase EgtA, translated as MVMSPDLDRAVVLGDEEAARGHLARICFKTGPPALVGVELEWTVHDAADPARPVDRERLREALGRHSPVTLDPTSPADELRHGGAVTVEPGGQVEISAMPRSTVGALILATEADVAELRARLDAAGLVLGRSGMDPWRLPRPVVETPRYRAMRCAFDRRGPAGRAMMYSTAGLQVCLDAGEPEHLTQRWAAAHAVGPPLLAAFATADRHAGRRTGWASARMATWLAIDPARTGPVWSPERADEDPVTAWTGYALAAPLLCVRGDGPDWTAPPGVTFADWLAGALPRPPTTDDLEYHLSTLFPPVRPRGYLELRYLDTQPGPEWTVPLAVLAALFADPATTRDALAAAAPVADGWRAAARCGLAERPLATAAAALFDLALTALPRLDLPAGIHDETHRAIRRHRAAAERGHR; from the coding sequence ATGGTGATGTCGCCGGACCTGGACCGGGCAGTCGTCCTGGGGGACGAGGAGGCGGCCCGGGGCCACCTCGCCCGGATCTGCTTCAAGACCGGGCCACCCGCACTCGTCGGCGTCGAACTGGAATGGACCGTGCACGACGCCGCGGACCCGGCCCGGCCGGTCGACCGCGAGCGACTACGCGAGGCGCTGGGGCGGCACAGCCCGGTGACCCTCGACCCCACCAGCCCGGCCGACGAGCTCCGGCACGGCGGCGCCGTGACCGTGGAGCCCGGCGGGCAGGTGGAGATCTCCGCGATGCCGCGATCGACTGTCGGCGCGCTCATCCTGGCCACCGAGGCCGACGTCGCCGAGCTGCGGGCCCGGCTGGACGCCGCCGGCCTGGTGCTCGGCCGCAGCGGGATGGACCCCTGGCGTCTGCCCCGGCCCGTCGTGGAGACTCCCCGCTACCGGGCCATGCGCTGCGCCTTCGACCGGCGTGGCCCGGCCGGACGGGCGATGATGTACAGCACCGCCGGTCTTCAGGTCTGCCTGGACGCGGGCGAGCCGGAGCACCTGACCCAGCGCTGGGCGGCCGCGCACGCCGTCGGCCCGCCGCTGCTCGCCGCCTTCGCCACCGCCGACCGGCACGCCGGCCGCCGGACCGGCTGGGCCTCCGCCCGGATGGCCACCTGGCTCGCCATCGACCCGGCCCGTACCGGTCCGGTCTGGTCGCCCGAGCGGGCCGACGAGGATCCGGTGACGGCCTGGACCGGGTACGCCCTGGCCGCGCCGCTGCTGTGCGTCCGCGGCGACGGCCCGGACTGGACCGCGCCGCCCGGTGTCACGTTCGCCGACTGGCTGGCCGGGGCACTGCCCCGCCCGCCCACCACCGACGACCTGGAGTACCACCTCAGCACGCTGTTCCCGCCGGTACGCCCACGCGGCTACCTGGAGCTGCGCTACCTGGACACCCAGCCCGGCCCGGAGTGGACGGTGCCGCTGGCGGTGCTGGCGGCGCTGTTCGCCGACCCGGCCACCACCCGGGACGCGCTGGCGGCGGCCGCCCCGGTCGCCGACGGATGGCGCGCGGCGGCCCGGTGCGGGCTGGCCGAGCGTCCGCTGGCGACCGCCGCGGCGGCGCTGTTCGACCTGGCGCTGACCGCCCTGCCCCGGCTCGACCTGCCGGCCGGCATCCACGACGAGACCCACCGAGCGATCCGGCGGCACCGCGCCGCCGCGGAGAGGGGACACCGGTGA